A single window of Lentilitoribacter sp. Alg239-R112 DNA harbors:
- a CDS encoding flagellar protein: MSEFYDDYEDEFGNEFEEDLLADVEEQVDKKNRKARLNVDFLLGVAGISLALSSAFFPWYVFVNQEKFSIKEMAYGDDRILPGTWQGRATVNVSPQAIPGRDMGIKNVPLPPDDITTASIPETPDEPSLKEDKNGPNLQGQPFPSKPTYRLLHVVNGRALIEDSSGIYMVQVGSVLPDNSKLAALEERDNGWALITSDGGVFEN; this comes from the coding sequence ATGTCTGAATTCTATGATGATTATGAAGATGAGTTTGGAAATGAATTTGAAGAGGACCTGCTTGCCGATGTTGAAGAACAAGTAGACAAGAAAAATAGGAAAGCACGTCTTAATGTTGACTTTTTGCTTGGGGTAGCAGGCATTTCCCTTGCTCTTTCATCGGCATTTTTTCCTTGGTATGTATTTGTAAATCAGGAAAAGTTTTCTATCAAGGAAATGGCATATGGGGATGATCGCATTCTGCCGGGAACCTGGCAGGGTAGGGCAACCGTGAATGTCTCTCCGCAAGCAATCCCTGGCCGCGATATGGGTATCAAAAATGTACCATTGCCACCAGATGATATTACAACTGCGTCTATTCCGGAGACTCCGGATGAGCCGAGTTTAAAGGAAGATAAAAACGGCCCCAACCTTCAAGGTCAGCCATTTCCTTCCAAGCCAACCTATCGATTGCTGCATGTTGTCAATGGACGAGCGCTTATTGAAGATTCATCTGGAATTTATATGGTACAGGTTGGGTCCGTCTTGCCCGACAATAGCAAACTTGCTGCATTAGAAGAACGAGATAATGGTTGGGCGTTGATCACATCTGATGGTGGCGTTTTCGAAAACTAG
- the flgF gene encoding flagellar basal-body rod protein FlgF: MQSALYVSLSSQIALERRLTTISGNIANANTTGFRATEIKFSEVLDGVGKVKTSFVSQGNDFLSTESGGLQSTGNAFDFAVKGDAWFMVEGPAGPMLTRDGRFTMTTEGELTTVNGFPVLDAGGAPIQLDSQAGEPTATQNGALSQNGQTVANIGLFTVDLSAGYQRVAELGVLSKNVPEPVVDQTDVGVHQGYIEKSNVNPLSEISELIQVTRAFENSTSMMRDTDKTFKEAIRTLGGGR; encoded by the coding sequence ATGCAAAGTGCTCTATATGTCTCGCTATCTTCGCAAATTGCACTTGAGCGACGTTTAACAACAATTTCAGGCAATATAGCCAATGCGAATACAACTGGATTTCGTGCAACTGAGATCAAATTTAGCGAAGTTCTAGACGGCGTAGGGAAAGTAAAAACATCTTTTGTAAGTCAGGGGAATGATTTCCTCTCTACAGAAAGCGGTGGTCTGCAATCTACAGGGAATGCCTTTGATTTTGCGGTAAAAGGTGATGCGTGGTTCATGGTCGAAGGACCAGCAGGTCCGATGTTAACGCGCGATGGGCGTTTTACTATGACAACAGAGGGAGAATTAACCACAGTTAATGGATTTCCCGTTCTGGATGCTGGCGGCGCACCTATTCAGCTTGATAGTCAGGCAGGTGAGCCAACCGCAACTCAAAATGGTGCACTTTCACAAAACGGGCAAACCGTGGCGAATATTGGATTGTTTACCGTTGACCTGTCAGCCGGGTATCAGCGTGTTGCTGAACTTGGCGTTCTTTCAAAAAATGTTCCTGAACCCGTTGTGGATCAGACGGATGTTGGGGTTCATCAAGGATATATTGAGAAATCCAATGTTAATCCGCTGTCTGAGATTAGCGAGCTGATTCAGGTTACACGGGCTTTTGAAAATAGTACTTCAATGATGCGGGATACCGACAAGACATTTAAAGAGGCTATCCGCACACTTGGCGGTGGTCGCTAG
- a CDS encoding FliI/YscN family ATPase has product MSTTPTLPEIDNALRAFDASNLLRVGGRVTAVSQGSYSVAGLSRDLGLGDFVDLERSGKLYPGEVVHVGPEEVVICPLKTDNPAHIGDKVFRKGGFEIQPDVAWCGRTINSLAEPIDGLGPLKMGSEKVPLSSAAPPSMQRNRVNTPIRTGVKVVDIFTPICQGQRLGIFAGSGVGKSTMLSMFAKTADFDRAVIALVGERGREVREFIEETMGDNLAKSVVVVATSDESPSLRKMAPLTAMATAEYFRDRGENVLLIIDSLTRYAHALREIGVASGEPPVARGYPASVFTAMPQLLERAGPGGKDAGAITAIVSILIDGDNHNDPIADNARGILDGHLVLDRSLADAGRYPPVDPMASISRLARKVWSSDEEVLANRIKALIHKYEETQDLRLIGGYRPGTDPDLDMAVVQVPIVYENLKQTPSDPSCQDAFGELASAMKAAAFANEPAEGSPAIGQGTGMR; this is encoded by the coding sequence ATGTCCACAACGCCGACTTTGCCCGAGATTGATAATGCGCTCCGCGCATTCGACGCTTCGAACCTCTTACGTGTCGGTGGGCGTGTTACTGCTGTTTCACAAGGTTCTTATTCAGTTGCAGGTCTTTCGCGTGATTTAGGTCTCGGAGATTTTGTAGACTTGGAGCGCTCAGGCAAACTCTATCCAGGCGAGGTCGTACATGTCGGGCCGGAAGAAGTAGTAATTTGTCCCCTTAAAACAGATAATCCAGCTCATATCGGCGATAAAGTTTTTCGCAAAGGCGGATTTGAAATTCAGCCTGATGTTGCATGGTGTGGACGTACAATTAACTCTCTGGCAGAACCGATCGACGGATTGGGGCCACTAAAGATGGGGTCAGAAAAAGTTCCACTTTCGTCTGCTGCACCTCCTTCGATGCAAAGAAATAGAGTGAATACGCCTATTCGAACGGGGGTAAAGGTTGTTGATATATTTACGCCGATTTGTCAGGGGCAGCGATTGGGTATCTTCGCTGGATCAGGTGTTGGAAAATCCACCATGCTTTCGATGTTTGCCAAGACAGCAGATTTTGACCGCGCTGTTATTGCCCTTGTTGGAGAACGCGGGCGCGAAGTCCGTGAGTTCATTGAAGAGACAATGGGCGATAATCTGGCAAAGTCAGTTGTAGTTGTGGCAACAAGTGATGAAAGCCCAAGTCTTCGGAAAATGGCCCCTTTGACTGCGATGGCTACAGCTGAATATTTTCGGGACCGAGGTGAGAATGTTCTCCTGATCATTGATAGTTTAACACGGTACGCACATGCCTTAAGAGAAATTGGTGTTGCATCGGGTGAGCCTCCTGTAGCCCGCGGTTATCCGGCATCGGTTTTTACCGCGATGCCGCAATTGCTGGAGAGGGCTGGGCCAGGTGGGAAAGATGCAGGCGCCATAACGGCAATCGTTTCAATATTAATTGATGGTGATAATCATAATGATCCCATCGCCGATAACGCTCGTGGTATATTGGACGGTCATTTGGTTCTTGATCGTTCTCTCGCGGATGCTGGACGTTATCCACCCGTTGACCCAATGGCTTCCATTTCCAGATTGGCACGCAAGGTTTGGAGTAGTGATGAAGAAGTTCTCGCCAATCGTATCAAGGCGCTAATCCATAAATATGAAGAAACTCAGGATTTGAGATTAATAGGCGGCTATCGACCGGGAACAGATCCTGATTTGGATATGGCTGTCGTACAGGTGCCAATTGTTTATGAAAATCTGAAGCAGACTCCATCGGACCCCTCATGCCAGGACGCATTCGGAGAGCTGGCCAGTGCAATGAAGGCGGCGGCTTTTGCAAATGAACCGGCCGAAGGTAGCCCTGCGATCGGGCAAGGCACAGGAATGAGATAA
- a CDS encoding flagellar hook-basal body complex protein FliE yields the protein MNLTIQQMSAISAGKNIDPVKTASLSSIASAANASSVAGPTGPGFGEMMTSLATNTVGNIKQAEKISLDAVTGEAGTREVVDALMTAERSLQTAIAIRDKIVTAYLDVSRMQI from the coding sequence ATGAATTTAACCATCCAACAAATGTCAGCAATTAGTGCAGGAAAAAATATTGATCCGGTTAAGACGGCATCTCTGTCGTCAATTGCCTCTGCCGCAAATGCCAGTTCAGTTGCAGGGCCAACGGGCCCCGGTTTTGGTGAAATGATGACAAGTTTAGCGACAAATACAGTTGGCAATATTAAGCAAGCTGAAAAAATTTCGTTGGACGCAGTTACCGGTGAAGCTGGAACACGTGAAGTTGTAGATGCTCTAATGACGGCAGAAAGGTCGTTGCAAACGGCGATCGCGATTAGAGATAAAATAGTAACCGCATATCTCGATGTGTCGAGAATGCAAATATAG
- a CDS encoding flagellar basal body P-ring protein FlgI encodes MQSTFAGANVRLKDIASLQSARDNQLLGYGLIVGLQGTGDSLRNSPFTEQSLRAMLQNLGIATEGGQTRSQNIAAVLVTATLPPFASLGSRIDVTVSSLGDASSLRGGTLVMTSLAGADGEIYAVAQGSVIVSGITAEADAATLQSGVTTTGRLPGGAIIEREIPAKFKSTNELVFQLRNPDFSTAVGIADTINKYALNRYGQGIATARDSSSIHVTKLPNQDLARLMSELEGLIVSTDSPAKVVVNERTGTIVIGHNVKISRVAVSHGTLTVQVTETPTVVQPLPFSDGVTAVEPLSDITAGVDGGQVAILDGPDLRTLVAGLNTIGVKPDGIIAILQGMKSAGALQAELVLQ; translated from the coding sequence ATGCAATCGACATTTGCGGGTGCCAATGTTCGCCTAAAGGATATCGCCTCGCTTCAATCTGCACGAGATAATCAGCTACTTGGTTATGGTCTCATTGTTGGTTTACAGGGAACCGGAGATAGCCTGCGTAATTCTCCTTTCACGGAGCAATCATTGCGGGCTATGTTGCAAAATTTAGGAATTGCGACAGAAGGTGGACAAACGCGATCTCAAAACATTGCTGCAGTGCTTGTAACCGCTACCCTCCCGCCGTTTGCCAGCTTAGGCTCCAGAATTGACGTTACCGTTTCTTCACTCGGCGACGCGTCTTCTTTGCGTGGTGGTACTTTGGTGATGACATCACTTGCAGGTGCTGATGGTGAAATTTATGCGGTGGCACAAGGTTCAGTTATTGTGTCTGGAATTACTGCCGAGGCTGACGCGGCTACGCTTCAATCAGGAGTGACAACAACGGGTCGCTTACCGGGTGGTGCAATTATCGAACGGGAAATTCCTGCAAAATTCAAGTCAACGAATGAACTGGTTTTTCAGCTCAGAAATCCTGACTTTTCAACCGCGGTCGGCATTGCCGATACCATTAATAAGTATGCTCTTAATCGATACGGCCAAGGAATTGCAACGGCGCGGGATTCGAGTTCTATTCATGTGACAAAACTTCCTAACCAAGACTTAGCACGATTGATGTCAGAGCTTGAGGGATTAATTGTCTCAACAGACTCACCGGCAAAAGTCGTTGTTAATGAGCGTACAGGGACGATCGTGATTGGCCATAATGTGAAGATATCACGTGTTGCAGTTAGCCACGGAACGTTAACGGTGCAGGTAACAGAAACACCGACCGTTGTGCAACCTCTTCCATTTTCTGACGGTGTAACCGCGGTCGAACCGCTGTCTGACATCACCGCGGGGGTGGATGGCGGTCAGGTAGCCATTTTAGACGGACCAGACCTGCGAACATTGGTTGCCGGACTAAATACGATTGGCGTTAAACCGGATGGTATTATTGCCATTCTTCAGGGAATGAAATCAGCGGGCGCTCTGCAAGCAGAATTGGTGTTGCAATAA
- the fliP gene encoding flagellar type III secretion system pore protein FliP (The bacterial flagellar biogenesis protein FliP forms a type III secretion system (T3SS)-type pore required for flagellar assembly.) — MMVFTTAALAQTADGGLFQTPLTGSVASWIVRTFGLLTVLSLAPGILVMVTSFPRFIIAFSILRTGIGLQSAPANMILVSLALFMTFYVMAPTFDKAWETGVSPLLEDQIDEEEAIKRIAEPFRDFMLANTRPKDIALFVDLAIEQGQQTETDEKIDMRVLVPAFMISEIRRGFEIGFLVVLPFLVIDLVVATITMAMGMMMLPPTAISLPFKILFFVLIDGWNLLVGSLVRSFI, encoded by the coding sequence ATGATGGTTTTCACAACAGCAGCTTTGGCTCAGACAGCGGACGGCGGACTTTTTCAGACGCCATTAACAGGATCAGTTGCGAGCTGGATTGTTCGAACGTTTGGCCTGCTCACGGTATTATCCCTTGCGCCTGGCATTTTGGTCATGGTGACAAGCTTCCCCAGATTCATAATCGCATTTTCTATATTGCGCACGGGTATCGGTCTACAATCGGCTCCAGCCAATATGATTTTGGTCTCCTTGGCACTGTTCATGACATTTTATGTGATGGCGCCAACTTTTGATAAAGCGTGGGAGACGGGTGTTAGCCCATTGCTTGAAGATCAGATCGATGAGGAAGAAGCTATCAAGCGGATTGCTGAGCCGTTTCGGGACTTTATGCTCGCAAATACCCGGCCAAAAGATATCGCACTATTTGTCGATCTGGCAATTGAACAAGGTCAACAAACAGAGACTGACGAGAAAATTGACATGCGTGTTCTTGTGCCAGCATTTATGATATCTGAGATCAGGCGTGGTTTTGAAATTGGTTTTCTTGTTGTATTACCATTTCTGGTGATCGATCTTGTCGTTGCAACAATCACGATGGCTATGGGTATGATGATGCTCCCACCAACAGCAATTTCCCTTCCGTTTAAGATATTGTTCTTTGTATTAATTGACGGATGGAACCTGTTGGTTGGCAGTTTAGTGCGCTCTTTTATATAA
- a CDS encoding flagellar basal body-associated FliL family protein: protein MEELIDPDEGEESGKGDGKKSTLIVTIVGVLIASVIAAGGGWFVGGLLAPQSLEMQAAATAIDNIEKNQGGEEEEIPIAGEEGPNLIRLQPITTNLAFPSDSWVRLEVSLVVKGEPDIEMVELIHQDMLGYLRTLSLQQIQGARGFRYIREDLRERAVLRSRGNVENILVRTFVIE from the coding sequence ATGGAAGAATTAATAGATCCAGATGAAGGTGAGGAGAGCGGTAAAGGCGATGGTAAGAAGTCGACGCTCATCGTTACGATTGTTGGTGTGTTAATCGCTTCTGTTATTGCCGCTGGTGGTGGTTGGTTCGTGGGTGGGTTATTGGCGCCGCAATCTTTAGAAATGCAAGCTGCTGCTACAGCCATAGATAATATTGAGAAAAACCAAGGCGGTGAGGAAGAAGAGATTCCAATCGCCGGCGAGGAAGGTCCAAATCTCATTCGGTTGCAACCAATTACCACAAATCTGGCATTTCCATCGGACAGTTGGGTGCGATTGGAGGTATCTCTTGTGGTTAAAGGTGAACCGGACATCGAAATGGTCGAACTCATTCATCAAGATATGCTAGGTTACTTGCGAACACTTTCTTTACAACAGATCCAGGGTGCACGTGGATTTAGGTATATCAGAGAAGATTTACGTGAGCGTGCTGTCTTAAGATCTAGAGGAAATGTCGAAAATATTTTGGTGAGGACATTTGTGATCGAATGA
- the flgB gene encoding flagellar basal body rod protein FlgB (with FlgF and C makes up the proximal portion of the flagellar basal body rod; Bradyrhizobium have one thick flagellum and several thin flagella; the proteins in this cluster are associated with the thin flagella), producing MQPIQLFKLASEQAQWLSVRHTVVAGNIANANTSGYVAKDVAPFNAVLESAGSKMAATHPGHINEANVRGSTQSTEINGISVHPSGNTVSLPNELSKGSEIKRQYEINAGIVKKMNNMMLAAVRK from the coding sequence ATGCAACCAATTCAGCTTTTTAAACTGGCTTCTGAGCAAGCCCAGTGGTTATCGGTTCGACATACCGTCGTAGCTGGCAACATAGCTAACGCTAATACGTCAGGTTATGTCGCTAAAGATGTAGCACCTTTTAACGCAGTGTTGGAATCTGCCGGCAGTAAAATGGCGGCAACGCACCCCGGTCATATCAACGAAGCTAATGTGCGCGGGTCGACCCAAAGTACTGAGATTAACGGCATAAGTGTGCATCCGTCAGGCAATACCGTAAGCCTTCCCAATGAATTATCTAAGGGTAGCGAGATCAAACGGCAATATGAAATCAATGCTGGCATTGTCAAGAAAATGAATAATATGATGCTTGCTGCGGTGAGGAAATAA
- a CDS encoding flagellin, with the protein MTSIMTNSAASAALQTLKSINSDLESTQGRISSGYRVEEAGDNAAYWSIATTMRSDNKALSTVQDALGLGAAKVDTAYTGVNAAIDVVSEIKAKLVAASEPGVDKTKINNEMTELKNQLVSITDSASFSGENWLKSTTAGAAANKNIVAGFNRDTGGNVTLTTLTVDVSSATLINTVDDAQGLFTKDIDADLLQSTTTGTAALYRLIDSGGTAATGALIELSAATTDAQVDEMIRVVDNIFSSMTDIAADFGSVNKRIEMQEDFVGNLMNSIDKGIGRLVDADMNEESTRLKALQTQQQLGIQALSIANSSTQNVMSLFR; encoded by the coding sequence ATGACAAGTATTATGACAAATTCAGCAGCTTCAGCTGCACTTCAAACTTTGAAATCTATCAACAGTGACCTAGAATCTACACAGGGGCGTATTTCTTCTGGTTATCGCGTGGAAGAAGCAGGTGATAACGCTGCTTATTGGTCGATCGCAACGACAATGCGTTCAGATAATAAGGCACTTTCAACTGTCCAAGATGCTTTGGGCCTTGGCGCTGCAAAAGTTGACACTGCATATACAGGTGTTAATGCAGCCATTGATGTTGTTTCAGAAATCAAGGCAAAACTAGTTGCCGCTAGCGAGCCTGGCGTTGATAAGACAAAAATCAATAATGAAATGACAGAGCTTAAAAACCAGCTTGTTAGTATTACGGATAGTGCATCTTTCTCCGGTGAAAACTGGTTGAAGAGTACAACAGCAGGCGCAGCCGCTAATAAAAATATTGTTGCCGGTTTCAACCGTGATACAGGTGGTAATGTAACGTTAACAACGTTGACGGTCGATGTTTCTTCCGCGACTTTGATCAATACGGTTGATGATGCACAAGGTTTGTTTACAAAAGATATCGATGCGGACTTACTTCAATCAACCACCACCGGTACAGCGGCACTTTACCGCTTAATCGATAGCGGTGGTACAGCTGCAACTGGCGCTTTGATTGAATTATCTGCAGCAACAACTGACGCACAAGTTGATGAGATGATCCGAGTTGTCGATAATATTTTCTCATCAATGACCGATATTGCAGCGGATTTCGGTTCGGTTAACAAGCGTATTGAGATGCAGGAAGACTTCGTCGGTAATTTGATGAATTCAATTGATAAAGGAATTGGGCGTCTAGTGGATGCAGATATGAATGAAGAGTCTACACGACTAAAAGCGCTTCAGACCCAGCAGCAACTTGGTATACAAGCATTATCGATTGCAAATTCAAGTACTCAGAATGTGATGTCGCTATTCAGATAA
- a CDS encoding MotE family protein, producing MKRFKVDMLKHVISPKSIALALVVANLSQINGTQAQSVQIDGNDNININEDIRKFCDNIADAAKDKRYLLQREELHKLQTQVDKRIDALKVQRDDYKQWLKKRNDFLEKAEAGLVEIFKKMKPDAAAKQLEIIDQNIAAALIMKLSPRLSSQIFNEMDAEVAATLATIIASTVDQNNNETQS from the coding sequence ATGAAGAGATTTAAAGTGGATATGCTAAAACATGTGATCTCGCCCAAGTCTATTGCCTTGGCATTGGTCGTTGCGAACTTGAGCCAAATTAATGGGACGCAGGCACAATCTGTTCAAATTGACGGTAATGATAACATTAACATCAATGAAGATATTCGGAAATTTTGTGATAATATCGCTGATGCTGCGAAAGATAAGCGCTATCTTCTGCAACGCGAAGAATTGCACAAATTACAAACTCAGGTCGATAAGCGTATAGACGCACTTAAGGTGCAACGAGATGACTATAAGCAATGGCTTAAAAAGCGTAATGACTTTCTGGAAAAGGCTGAAGCTGGTTTAGTCGAAATTTTTAAAAAAATGAAACCAGATGCCGCCGCCAAACAATTGGAGATCATTGATCAGAACATTGCAGCTGCGCTCATTATGAAACTAAGCCCTAGACTATCGAGCCAGATATTCAATGAGATGGATGCGGAAGTTGCGGCTACACTTGCTACAATTATTGCAAGTACGGTTGATCAGAATAATAATGAGACGCAATCATGA
- the flgH gene encoding flagellar basal body L-ring protein FlgH, translating to MRSALGLTLLAILLSGCGAQKYRELGKAPELSPVGAGMKYSDTSQVLNYPKQPVKRVNKFSLWSDSKSTLFQDTRAVSVGDILTVNISINDKASFSNESERSRKNSSGVNAAGSVKTPFGSITGGPSDLSYGTNAKTTGDGSTKRSERLNFSVAAVVTGIMENGNLIISGSQEVRVNFELRILNVAGIVRQKDIAPDNTIVYEKIAEARISYGGRGRLTEVQQPPIGQQIVDVTTPF from the coding sequence ATGAGAAGTGCTCTCGGTTTAACTTTACTTGCAATCCTTCTGAGCGGCTGCGGCGCACAGAAATATCGCGAATTGGGTAAAGCTCCGGAGCTGTCCCCTGTGGGGGCAGGTATGAAATATAGCGATACATCTCAGGTACTGAATTATCCAAAACAACCAGTGAAACGCGTCAACAAATTTTCTTTGTGGAGCGATAGTAAGAGTACCTTATTTCAAGATACGCGCGCTGTTTCCGTTGGCGATATTCTGACGGTTAATATTTCAATTAACGATAAAGCGTCTTTTAGCAATGAGTCTGAGAGATCACGGAAAAATTCAAGTGGTGTCAATGCAGCTGGCTCCGTTAAGACACCATTTGGTTCAATCACCGGAGGTCCTTCGGATTTAAGTTATGGAACTAATGCGAAAACAACAGGCGATGGTTCTACAAAGCGTTCAGAAAGGTTGAACTTTAGCGTTGCTGCGGTGGTCACCGGTATTATGGAGAACGGGAATCTCATTATCAGCGGGTCGCAAGAAGTTAGAGTTAATTTTGAACTTCGAATACTAAATGTTGCCGGCATTGTAAGACAGAAAGATATCGCACCTGATAATACGATTGTTTATGAGAAGATTGCTGAGGCTAGAATTTCATATGGCGGACGTGGTCGACTCACCGAAGTGCAGCAACCGCCAATTGGTCAGCAAATTGTTGACGTAACAACACCATTTTAG
- the flgG gene encoding flagellar basal-body rod protein FlgG — MKALSIAATGMNAQQINLEVIANNIANINTTGFKRSRAEFSDLLYQVERKQGVPNSGNQAIVPEGAHVGLGVQLAAVRNLHIQGSLAATSNKFDLALIGRGMFQIETPSGETLYSRAGTFNTNEEGVLVNIDGYEIEGGITFPDNTSEVIISRSGQVFAREGTNVELTEVGQLTLANFTNEAGLEPLGENLFRQTAASGNPILGTPGDEGFAHIQQGYLETSNVDPVKEITDLISAQRAYEMNSKVIKAADEMASTVTQSLR; from the coding sequence ATGAAGGCTCTTTCTATCGCTGCAACGGGTATGAATGCACAGCAGATAAACCTTGAGGTTATTGCGAATAACATCGCCAATATCAATACGACGGGTTTTAAGAGATCTCGGGCTGAGTTTAGTGACCTTCTTTATCAGGTTGAACGAAAACAAGGTGTGCCAAATTCAGGTAATCAGGCAATTGTTCCAGAGGGGGCTCATGTAGGGTTGGGTGTGCAGTTGGCCGCCGTTAGAAATCTTCACATTCAAGGTAGTTTAGCTGCAACATCAAATAAATTCGATCTTGCGCTTATCGGACGGGGCATGTTTCAAATTGAAACACCGTCCGGAGAAACTTTATACTCTCGTGCCGGTACATTTAACACAAATGAAGAAGGGGTTCTTGTTAACATAGACGGATATGAGATCGAGGGTGGCATTACATTTCCTGATAATACCAGCGAAGTTATCATTTCGCGTTCAGGGCAAGTTTTTGCTCGCGAGGGAACCAATGTTGAATTGACTGAGGTCGGACAGTTAACGCTTGCAAACTTTACCAACGAAGCAGGCCTCGAACCGTTGGGTGAGAACCTTTTTCGTCAGACCGCAGCTTCGGGTAACCCCATATTGGGAACACCGGGCGATGAAGGCTTTGCCCATATCCAACAAGGCTATTTAGAAACCTCAAATGTTGATCCAGTGAAAGAGATTACAGATCTGATTTCAGCGCAACGGGCATATGAAATGAATTCTAAGGTTATTAAAGCAGCAGACGAGATGGCAAGCACGGTAACACAATCACTTAGGTAA
- the flgA gene encoding flagellar basal body P-ring formation chaperone FlgA, producing the protein MMFDFRAIRNDFLKWCLTAASFFVLVTSVYAQQTAVVPESIIYPGQKISRAMVREVNVINPNLRPGYAKIISEVDGFVTKKTLLPGRIIPVSALREAYLIERGKKVALVFSNNKMVISAQGIALQNGGLGEVIKARNLDSGIIISGIIMQNGTLRAMPK; encoded by the coding sequence ATGATGTTTGACTTTAGAGCTATAAGAAATGATTTTTTAAAATGGTGTTTAACTGCAGCAAGCTTCTTTGTTCTTGTCACATCCGTTTATGCTCAGCAAACAGCTGTTGTTCCAGAATCTATCATATATCCAGGTCAGAAAATCTCGCGTGCAATGGTTCGCGAAGTCAATGTTATTAATCCAAATCTTCGGCCTGGTTATGCAAAAATTATATCCGAAGTTGACGGGTTTGTAACGAAAAAGACACTTCTTCCCGGGCGAATAATTCCGGTAAGTGCACTGCGAGAGGCCTATCTTATCGAGCGTGGTAAAAAAGTTGCGCTTGTATTTTCGAACAACAAGATGGTTATATCCGCTCAGGGTATTGCATTACAGAATGGTGGTTTGGGCGAGGTAATTAAAGCGCGGAATTTAGATTCAGGCATTATTATTTCTGGCATTATCATGCAGAATGGTACATTGAGGGCGATGCCAAAATGA
- the flgC gene encoding flagellar basal body rod protein FlgC yields MVDPLSLSSKIASSGLAAQETRLRIISENIANAQSTGDTPGADPFRRKTVSFMSVLDNVTGSSKVQISRLGTDNSSFIRSFDPSHPAADAEGMVKMPNINPLIELADMRETNRSYEANLQTIQQTRELVSMTLELLRAN; encoded by the coding sequence ATGGTTGACCCTCTCTCTTTATCTTCAAAAATTGCATCGAGTGGCCTTGCTGCTCAAGAGACCCGATTGCGCATTATTTCCGAGAATATTGCAAACGCACAATCAACTGGTGATACACCTGGTGCAGATCCGTTTCGCCGAAAAACAGTTTCCTTTATGTCTGTACTAGACAACGTGACAGGTTCTTCAAAGGTACAAATTAGTCGGCTGGGTACGGACAATTCTAGCTTTATCAGGTCTTTCGATCCAAGCCACCCGGCAGCTGATGCTGAGGGTATGGTGAAAATGCCAAACATTAATCCACTGATTGAGCTGGCTGATATGCGCGAAACAAACAGATCATATGAAGCGAATTTGCAAACTATCCAGCAAACACGTGAATTGGTTTCCATGACACTCGAATTGTTGCGAGCAAACTGA